CAATTAGCCGTAGCACGCCTTGTTCAGCAGCGTGACGTCGCACAGGCACGGGCTTTACTGGAAGCAGCGGCACAGACATTCGACAAACTTGGCGTAGCTACCCTGCACCAGACGGCCTGCCACCTCCTTCAACAGCTCCCACTTCAGGCCTCGACGACGCCCGAAGCGCCTGAAACACAGCTGGGCCATGCACTGGCCCGGGCTGCATTGTCGGTAGAGCTGGTAACCGAAGCCTGGTTGCAGGTCGTCCGCCAGCTCTGGCCCGACCGCTGGCTGGCGGTCTTTCAGTACACGCCTGCCGGCGCCTGGCAGTGCATCCGTGCCTATGGTGAAACGCCTGCTCCCCTGACCTTTCCTGAACCCGACCAAGCTGAAGCCTATCAGCAGGGCATTGCGTGGCTACGGCTACGTTCAATGTCCGGCCCGGCCTTTTTTACAGCGGCTCAGGTATCCGAAAGCGAACGCGCCGGCTGGCAGGCCATTGTAACCCGGCTGCGGCCATGGCTGCCCGTGGTAGCCCTGGCGCTGGACCACGCCCTGCTGCGCGCCCGTCAGTTCGGCGAACTGGCCAATGGGCACACGGAAGAAGCCTCCCTCCCCTCCCCTCTGGAAGACTTTGTCTATGCCAGTCCGGCCATGCGGGCGCTGGTCGGCCAGATCTACCGCATCCGGAGCAGCCACAGTCCGGTGCTGATTACCGGAGAAAGTGGCACAGGGAAGGAGCTGATTGCGCGGGCCGTGCACGCAACCAGCGAACGTAAAGACGCTCCGTTTGTGGCCTTCAACTGCGCCAACGTTCCCCCGGAGCTGATCGACAGCCACCTGTTCGGTCATGAAAAAGGAGCTTTTACTGGCGCCGTGCAGGCCAATCCGGGCGTCATTCGCACGGCCAACGGCGGCACGCTCTTTCTGGATGAAATCGGCGATCTGCCGCTCGCAGTGCAGCCGAAACTGCTGCGCTTTCTACAAGAGGGCGAAATCTTCCCGCTGGGAGCCCGTCGTCCCGTACGTGTCAATGTTCGGATCATCGCAGCTACCCATCGTGACCTGGAAGCGCTGGTGCGTGAAGGAAAATTCCGCGAGGACCTGTACTACCGGCTTAACGTTATTCCGCTGCACGTTCCCCCCCTACGTGAGCGGCGGGAGGATATTCCGGTCCTGGTGCGTCACTTTCTGAACATACTCCGTCCACCGGGCGCGCCGGCCGTCTCTATCACAAGCCGGGCCTTAGAAGCCCTCATGCGGTACAACTGGCCTGGCAACGTACGTCAGCTTCGCAATGAGATCGAACGGGCGCTGGTGTTCGTTGCCAGTGAGCCGGTTCCTACGATCGATCTGAAGGACCTGTCACCGGCTGTGCAGCAGGCGCTACATGGTCCGTCCAGACAACCACGCCGCTTCGCTACCGACGACAACCAGCCACTGGACGCCGTCCTGGCCAATACCGAAAAAGCCCTGATCGAACAGGTGCTGGCCGAAAATCACGGGCGCATCAGCGCAACAGCACGTGCCCTGGGGTTGACCCGACAGGGCCTCTATAAGAAGATGAAACGACTGGGCATCGACCCGACCCGCTTTCAGCACCGTCGTACCCGCGTGAAACCGACCGAAACCTCATAGATCATCCATCCAGACGCCATGCAACCAACCCGTAGCCCCGATGCCACACCGCCCACCGAAGAGATTCGGGCTATCCACCTTGACCATGCGGCGATCATGACCACCCGACTTGAGGTTGCCGTGGATTTCTACACGCGCCTTATCGGCCTGCACCTGCGCATTATTGAAGAAGATCCCATTCGCAAAGGCCGACGCCGGGCCCTGTTAACCGACATGCACGGCCGGGATGTACTGGAGCTTATTGAAATGCCCGAACTGAGCCATCCAACTATCCCTGGACGCGGAGGCCTTCATCATCTGGGATTTCGGGTACCACTGGCCGACTGGCATGCCCTCCGGGCCCGCCTGGATGCGGCCGGCTATCCCTATCAGGAGGTGCACCAGCGGTTGTTTGTACGGGACGCAGATGGCCTGGTGCTGGAAATCGAGCCGCTTCGCTGAACCTATCGTCTGCGGCGTCGTCCCCGGCGGCCTTTTCTTCGTTGTTGTCCACGCACACGCAGCGTGTCGGCCAGTTCGTTCGTATCATCTGGTCGAATAGCCACACCATGCGCTGCCAGTAACTGCCCGCATTGCTCGATAGCGGCTACCAGCCCATCTACTGGCCGTCCGGCCCGAATCCCCTCGCGAATCCGATTCACGATCTCAGCCCAGGCCTCAGGTCCTACCTGACGATGGATGCCGGCATCACCGATCACTTCTACCCAGTGCTCAAAAAGCGACACAAAGATCAGAATGCCCGTGCGATCACGCGTGTTGAACACTTCCTCTTCGACAAATGCCTGCAACGCCCGCAGGTGCACCTGCTCGGCCATTCGATCTGCTCCGACCAGCCAGCGCTGTACAGGGGCCACGTACGCTCCCAGCAGACCGCCTATGATACCGGCCAGCGCCGTAAGCAACGCTACGCCCCAGCCGGTATGCAGCAGGGTCAGCCCCCAGCCCTGATAGATCACGTCGAACATAGAAGCCACTACCAACACCGGGAGCATCAGCAACACGGCCCCCTTCCATACCGCCTCAGGATAGGTACCACTACGGGGCACAATCACCGGGACGATCTCTCCGGCTGTCTGCTGCTCGGCAGCAGCAACCGCTTCCTGGACGCGACGCAGTTCTTCTTCGGTAAACAGCAGGCTCATTGTTCTGAACCGGTGGTTTGCAGACGACGAATCAGTTGCAGAATCGTATCGGCCTGCGCATAAAGCGGTGAGCGGAGCCCGACCAGCCGCTGCACCTTCTCGAACTGCGCACGTGCCTCATCAAGCCGGTTAATCTGTAGCAGCATAATGCCCAGATTGAAATTGGCCTGGATGTGCGTGGAGTCCTGCTCCAGTACGAGCTGGGTCTGGCGTACGGCCTCCATGGGGTTTTCCGGATCATAGAGATAGGCAATAGCCATATCAGCCCGCACGTCCAGATTATCCGGCTCTTTTTCGAGCACGCGCCGATAGGCGGCAATAACCCGGCGGGCCAGCGCAGCCTTGGCTGGCCCATCCACCATCTCCATCCAGTCATAGAACAGATTGCCAGCGCGACGCCAGGCCTCCGGCGTGTCGAGCTGACGCGCTATCTCCTCCTGCACAAGCGCTGCCCGATCGGGTCGTCCGATGCCGATCAACAGATTGACCAGAGCCTGCTGTTTCTCC
This portion of the Rhodothermus sp. genome encodes:
- a CDS encoding zinc ribbon domain-containing protein; translated protein: MSEATSVCPACGARLKAEAVVCDLCGMPIRKNPALLICEECGHANPVGARYCSQCGAMLPGVRPLHPHERPPVSGESAAGHATPAPSGLRPVHVAFVVAGGLLLVGALYLLTLVSGGRGGLPPAERAFSSVTLPLPEPGPIPAVVADQVAALEAEITRLEGTARLEKQQALVNLLIGIGRPDRAALVQEEIARQLDTPEAWRRAGNLFYDWMEMVDGPAKAALARRVIAAYRRVLEKEPDNLDVRADMAIAYLYDPENPMEAVRQTQLVLEQDSTHIQANFNLGIMLLQINRLDEARAQFEKVQRLVGLRSPLYAQADTILQLIRRLQTTGSEQ
- a CDS encoding sigma-54 dependent transcriptional regulator → MRHTQTIALARSLLAEGRSGEVAQMLEPLVEPLTRSSHTLDAAQVLVRVLLARVRLLRQGDVTGARQLLTPLDETVVREQLPVAVRAEVALWLGWLHAWPENFEAERVRAFSLLAEAERLFRQELNPAGHCWVWIGRALAYLVIDEYALASQALDEASALKERLPDVQADGWIQDLRTQVALLTGRYHRADRNLHGLQTLAERTGDPLLRGRAFAYRTLLETARGRSTTAIQEAAEMAEALLSGGVPTPYLLEWARAAWLSALRRQGAWPEMERLLQRWLTASSQTRSHLLLLEAAELALLREDFETCAQLLAQVLTTPSPAQARLLAIHAALLQARHFLQRNLLTRAQEWAERAYQSAHELGLEPLTLKALLVQTQIALAEKALARAQTLLQQAEAFGSYFSLLPWAAWRFRLLGERLEAEAQPDEARAHYVQALSAYSLLGDRYHIAQLQLAVARLVQQRDVAQARALLEAAAQTFDKLGVATLHQTACHLLQQLPLQASTTPEAPETQLGHALARAALSVELVTEAWLQVVRQLWPDRWLAVFQYTPAGAWQCIRAYGETPAPLTFPEPDQAEAYQQGIAWLRLRSMSGPAFFTAAQVSESERAGWQAIVTRLRPWLPVVALALDHALLRARQFGELANGHTEEASLPSPLEDFVYASPAMRALVGQIYRIRSSHSPVLITGESGTGKELIARAVHATSERKDAPFVAFNCANVPPELIDSHLFGHEKGAFTGAVQANPGVIRTANGGTLFLDEIGDLPLAVQPKLLRFLQEGEIFPLGARRPVRVNVRIIAATHRDLEALVREGKFREDLYYRLNVIPLHVPPLRERREDIPVLVRHFLNILRPPGAPAVSITSRALEALMRYNWPGNVRQLRNEIERALVFVASEPVPTIDLKDLSPAVQQALHGPSRQPRRFATDDNQPLDAVLANTEKALIEQVLAENHGRISATARALGLTRQGLYKKMKRLGIDPTRFQHRRTRVKPTETS
- a CDS encoding VOC family protein, whose translation is MQPTRSPDATPPTEEIRAIHLDHAAIMTTRLEVAVDFYTRLIGLHLRIIEEDPIRKGRRRALLTDMHGRDVLELIEMPELSHPTIPGRGGLHHLGFRVPLADWHALRARLDAAGYPYQEVHQRLFVRDADGLVLEIEPLR